A genomic stretch from Lathyrus oleraceus cultivar Zhongwan6 chromosome 2, CAAS_Psat_ZW6_1.0, whole genome shotgun sequence includes:
- the LOC127118468 gene encoding E3 ubiquitin-protein ligase listerin isoform X1 → MGKQKGEGARSKARPSSSSLAASLLSSAPSSAAAVSVGFGGFVGSSRLDPSPSTEESLPFADVDSEIAVHLKRLGRKDSTTKLKALSALSALLQQRSSKEIVPIIPQWAFEYKKLLLDYNRDVRRVTHDTMTTLVTSVGRDLAPHLKTLMGPWWFAQFDPAYEVSQAAKRSLQAIFPAQEKRLDVLILCTTEIFMYLEENLKLTPQSLSDKAVAVDELEEMYQQVISSTLLALASLLDVLIFPQEQPALENITAEPKHASKARVAAVSFGEKLLADHKHFLDFLKSKRPTIRSATYTVLKSFIKNMPHAISEGNIKSLAGAILGAFNEKDPTCHPSMWDVILLFSRRFPGGWSSLNVQKNILNPFWNFLRNGCFGSQQVSYPALVLFLDNVPPKAVGGDKFFLEFFKCLWVGRKTSLSADRLAFFQAFKECFLWSLKNASRYNDGEDSISHFRVTLVDNILAKLIWRDFLTTGRSKGYDIISTGKESDSSEKNISHSKKADMPSTKYPMPYLQALGKCFVEILLGIHILDINLLSVFTVELENNCTSVLQQAGNVEMVEQIISFMLLLEQHAVTKGATWPLVYIVGPMLAKSFSIIRSSDSPDTVKLLSVAVSIFGPQKMVQEVFNQKRGHGTSPLLCGGDELSEAEDFLQIFKNTFVPWCLQPNSCSTNARFDLLLTLLDDEHFSEQWSFIVNYVLSQSYSGSSEGLINSDQAAMLATLLEKARDESMKRKAKDGSSYRPGTNAEDWYHECLESYATAASHSLPPYSASHVQFMCSLLGGSSEGKSMPFLSRSALILIYEEILRRLVSFIQDSSFSWAQDAASMLNNDAEICVEHDSSLSIVEKAKISLDILDGSFFCLNTLDGEGGIVSGILSAIFVIEWECNLSKGLDYSLDDESMSRAKARQSFGEYAHAFHNKINVHFLKSLCLDNRRRLLNILVQSVKSAIFVEDKHVNDKITSLCCTWVLEILERVCVDENDKQNLLHLLLSRDERWPVFVVQNFSSTKAPGHQKFVALIDKLIQKIGIDRVIAGCAMPNLSMLERTQGIASSAWLAAEILCTWRWPENSAMSSFLPSLSAYAKISDSPQESLLDNILSILLDRALIYGGDSMKSSVSMWPVPADEMEGIEEPFLRALVSFLSTLFKENIWGTKKASYLIELLLNKLFLGEEVNTNCLKILPLLINVLLEPFYGYVEPGKGVQPCSLEERFVQNTMIDWLERALKLPPLVTWTAGQDMEGWLQLVIACYPFSSMGGPQALKPARSISPDERKLLYELFLKQRLVAGVSAMTNQLPVVQMLLSKLMAVSVGYCWNDFSEEDWEFLLSNLRCWIQSVVVMMEDVTENINGLVDDSSDNLDEMCKNIEKIISISDPFPIKISENALLSFSLFLKHCKHQQTEDTDNSNTMKTEKLDSDRIVEGILRLLFCTGISEAIANAYFKEAASVIASSRVTYASFWEYVACAVLNSSSQARDRSVKSISFWGLSKGSTSSLYAILFTSKPIPLLQFAAYFVLSNEPVLSTAVVEGSACNSDMNATSDQDSSRFDTSIEEKVHLKEEISYMIERAPYEVLETDLLAHQRVNLFLAWSLLISHLWSLPSSSSDRERLIQYIQDSATPVILDCLFQHIPVEISTIQSLKKKDAELSGGLSKPASAASKATNTGSLLFSVESLWPIESEKISALAGAIYGLMLHVLPAYVRGWFNDLRDRNTSTAIESFTRTCCSPPLIANELTQIKKANFRDENFSVSVSKSANEVVATYTKDETGMDLVIRLPASYPLRPVDVDCTRSLGISEIKQRKWLMSMMLFVRNQNGALAEAIGIWKHNFDKEFEGVEECPICYSVIHTTNHSVPRLACRTCKHKFHSACLYKWFSTSHKSSCPLCQSPF, encoded by the exons ATGGGGAAACAGAAAGGAGAAGGTGCTAGAAGCAAAGCACGTCCTTCAAGCAGCAG TCTCGCCGCATCGCTCTTATCATCCGCTCCTTCTTCCGCCGCGGCCGTATCCGTCGGATTCGGTGGTTTTGTCGGCAGTTCCCGGCTCGATCCTTCTCCTTCAACTGAAGAGTCTCTCCCTTTTGCC GATGTTGATAGTGAAATTGCCGTGCACTTGAAGAGACTAGGCAGGAAGGATTCCACCACTAAG CTTAAGGCATTGTCAGCTTTATCTGCGCTGCTTCAGCAAAGGTCATCAAAAGAAATTGTTCCAATTATTCCCCAATGG GCGTTTGAATATAAAAAGCTGTTGCTGGACTACAATAGGGATGTTAGGCGGGTTACTCATGATACCATGACCACACTTGTTACTTCTGTTGG GAGAGATTTAGCTCCACATTTGAAGACTTTGATGGGACCATGGTGGTTTGCACAATTTGATCCAGCTTATGAAGTTTCTCAGGCAGCAAAAAGGTCTTTGCAG GCTATCTTTCCAGCACAGGAAAAAAGACTTGATGTTTTGATTTTATGCACAACAGAGATATTCATGTATTTAGAAGAAAACCTAAAGCTCACGCCACAAAGTTTGTCTGACAAAGCTGTTGCCGTGGATGAATTGGAAGAGATGTACCAACAG GTGATATCATCAACATTATTGGCATTGGCCTCTCTTCTTGATGTTTTAATTTTCCCACAAGAGCAACCTGCTTTGGAGAATATAACTGCTGAACCTAAACATGCTTCAAAGGCAAGGGTGGCTGCTGTTTCTTTTGGTGAAAAGCTGTTGGCAGATCATAAGCACTTCCTAGATTTCTTGAAGTCTAAAAGACCTACTATCCGATCTGCTACGTATACTGTATTGAAGAGCTTCATAAAAAATATGCCACATGCCATTAGTGAAGGAAATATAAAAAGTCTCGCGGGAGCAATTCTCGGTGCTTTCAATGAGAAGGATCCAACATGTCATCCCTCAATGTGGGATGTAATATTACTTTTTTCTAGAAGGTTCCCAGGAGGTTGGAGTTCCTTAAACGTTCAGAAAAACATTCTGAATCCTTTTTGGAATTTTCTTAGGAATGGGTGCTTCGGTTCCCAACAGGTCTCATACCCAGCTTTGGTTTTATTTTTAGACAACGTGCCTCCTAAAGCTGTTGGGGGGGATAAGTTTTTTCTTGAATTTTTCAAATGCTTGTGGGTGGGAAGAAAAACTTCTCTATCAGCAGATAGGCTAGCATTTTTCCAGGCATTCAAAGAGTGTTTTCTTTGGTCCTTGAAAAATGCTTCAAG ATATAATGATGGAGAGGACTCAATCAGTCATTTCCGAGTCACTCTCGTTGATAATATCCTAGCAAAGCTTATATGGAGAGATTTTCTTACGACTGGAAGATCCAAAGGTTATGATATAATCAGCACAGGAAAAGAATCTGATTCATCTGAGAAAAACATTTCTCATAGCAAGAAAGCGGACATGCCTAGTACGAAATATCCAATGCCATATTTGCAAGCATTGGGAAAGTGCTTTGTTGAAATCCTTTTAGGCATTCATATATTAGATATCAATCTTCTATCTGTTTTTACTGTGGAACTTGAAAATAATTGCACCAGCGTTCTTCAGCAAGCAGGCAATGTGGAGATGGTTGAACAAATCATTTCGTTCATGTTATTGCTGGAGCAACATGCCGTTACGAAAGGTGCAACTTGGCCCCTGGTTTATATTGTTGGACCAATGTTGGCAAAATCTTTCTCAATCATTAGGTCTTCT GATTCACCAGATACTGTGAAACTTTTATCTGTCGCTGTTTCAATATTTGGACCACAGAAAATGGTCCAAGAAGTTTTTAATCAGAAAAGAGGGCACGGTACTAGTCCGCTTTTGTGTGGTGGGGATGAATTATCGGAAGCTGAAGACTTTCTGCAAATCTTCAAGAATACTTTTGTCCCTTGGTGTCTGCAGCCAAATAGCTGCTCAACTAATGCTCGTTTTGATTTGTTGTTGACCTTGCTGGATGACGAGCACTTCTCAGAACAATGGTCTTTCATTGTCAATTATGTGCTTAGCCAAAGTTATTCTGGATCCTCGGAAGGTTTGATAAACTCTGACCAAGCAGCAATGTTGGCCACGCTCCTGGAAAAAGCAAGGGATGAGAGTATGAAGAGGAAGGCGAAAGATGGTTCCAGTTATCGACCAGGCACTAATGCTGAAGATTGGTATCATGAATGTCTGGAATCATATGCTACTGCTGCTTCTCATTCTCTGCCTCCATATAGCGCTTCTCATGTGCAGTTTATGTG CTCTCTTCTTGGTGGTTCATCAGAAGGAAAATCTATGCCTTTTCTGTCAAGGAGTGCATTGATCCTCATCTATGAAGAGATTCTAAGGAGGTTAGTCAGTTTTATACAGGATTCGTCTTTTTCTTGGGCACAAGATGCAGCTTCTATGTTAAACAATGATGCAGAAATCTGTGTAGAACATGATAGTTCTCTTAGTATTGTTGAGAAGGCGAAGATCTCTCTTGATATACTTGATGGTAGTTTCTTTTGCCTGAACACACTGGATGGGGAAGGTGGAATTGTATCAGGAATTTTATCAGCAATCTTTGTCATTGAGTGGGAGTGCAATTTAAGTAAAGGTTTGGACTATTCACTTGATGACGAATCAATGAGCAGAGCCAAAGCCAGACAATCATTTGGAGAGTACGCGCATGCTTTCCATAACAAGATAAATGTGCACTTTCTAAAAAGCTTATGCCTAGATAACCGCAGGAGGCTGTTGAATATCTTAGTTCAGTCAGTCAAGTCTGCAATATTTGTTGAAGATAAACACGTCAATGACAAAATCACATCATTATGCTGTACATGGGTGCTTGAAATTCTTGAACGTGTCTGTGTGGATGAAAATGATAAACAGAATCTTCTACATCTGTTGCTGAGCAGAGATGAAAGATGGCCTGTGTTTGTAgtgcaaaatttcagctcaacAAAG GCTCCAGGACACCAGAAATTTGTAGCACTAATTGAcaagttaatccaaaaaatagGAATAGATAGAGTTATTGCTGGTTGTGCAATGCCGAATTTGTCTATGCTTGAAAGAACGCAAGGGATTGCATCATCTGCATGGCTAGCTGCTGAAATACTGTGCACATGGAGATGGCCAGAAAACAGTGCTATGTCTTCTTTCTTACCTTCACTGAGTGCATATGCCAAAATAAGTGATTCTCCCCAGGAAAGCCTGTTAGATAACATATTGAGCATCTTGCTCGACAGAGCTCTTATTTATGGAGGTGATAGTATGAAGAGTTCTGTGAGTATGTGGCCAGTTCCAGCTGATGAAATGGAAGGAATTGAAGAACCATTCTTAAGAGCGCTTGTTTCCTTTCTGTCTACTTTGTTCAAAGAGAACATATGGGGGACTAAGAAGGCATCATATCTTATTGAACTTCTTCTGAATAAACTATTTCTTGGTGAAGAAGTAAATACGAATTGTCTTAAGATTCTTCCTTTGCTTATCAATGTACTTCTAGAACCATTTTATGGATATGTGGAGCCCGGTAAAGGTGTTCAACCTTGTTCTTTAGAAGAAAGATTTGTGCAAAACACCATGATAGATTGGCTTGAGAGGGCTCTAAAGCTTCCACCTTTGGTCACATGGACAGCAGGACAAG ATATGGAAGGCTGGCTTCAGTTGGTAATTGCCTGTTATCCTTTCAGCTCAATGGGTGGTCCCCAAGCATTAAAGCCAGCGAGAAGTATCAGTCCCGATGAGAGGAAACTTTTATATGAGTTATTCCTGAAGCAGAGGCTTGTTGCTGGAGTATCTGCAATGACCAACCAGCTTCCAGTAGTGCAGATGCTGCTATCAAAACTTATGGCTGTTTCAGTAGGTTATTGCTGGAATGATTTTAGTGAAGAAGATTGGGAGTTTCTGTTGTCTAACCTAAGGTGTTGGATTCAATCAGTAGTTGTTATGATGGAGGATGTAACAGAAAATATAAATGGCTTAGTTGATGATTCATCTGATAATTTGGATGAAATGTGTAAAAACATTGAGAAAATTATTTCGATTTCAGATCCTTTTCCCATAAAGATTTCTGAAAATGCCCTTTTATCCTTTTCACTTTTCCTTAAGCATTGTAAACACCAACAAACTGAAGACACAGACAATTCAAATACAATGAAAACAGAAAAGTTGGACTCTGATCGGATTGTAGAAGGTATACTGCGCTTACTATTTTGTACGGGCATATCTGAAGCTATTGCAAATGCTTACTTCAAAGAAGCTGCATCAGTTATTGCGTCGTCACGGGTTACATATGCATCTTTTTGGGAATATGTAGCTTGTGCTGTCCTTAATTCCTCTTCACAAGCTAGAGATAGATCAGTGAAATCAATTTCATTTTGGGGACTAAGCAAAGGGTCTACTAGCTCATTGTATGCTATACTTTTTACTTCCAAGCCAATTCCTTTGTTGCAGTTTGCTGCATATTTTGTTCTTTCAAACGAGCCTGTTTTAAGCACGGCTGTAGTTGAAGGTAGTGCTTGCAACTCAGACATGAATGCTACCAGTGACCAGGATTCCAGCCGTTTTGACACGTCAATAGAAGAAAAGGTCCATTTAAAAGAAGAAATATCTTACATGATCGAAAGGGCACCTTATGAGGTTCTTGAAACGGACTTACTTGCACATCAACGA GTAAATCTCTTCCTGGCTTGGTCTTTGTTGATATCACATCTGTGGTCGTTGCCTTCATCATCATCTGACAGGGAGAGACTGATCCAGTACATTCAAGATTCTGCTACTCCAGTTATTTTAGATTGCCTTTTTCAGCATATTCCTGTTGAGATTTCCACGATTCAGAGTCTGAAGAAGAAAGATGCAGAGCTTTCTGGTGGCTTATCAAAACCGGCAAGTGCTGCAAGCAAAGCCACCAACACTGGTTCACTCTTGTTCTCTGTGGAATCTCTTTGGCCTATTGAGTCGGAGAAAATTTCAGCACTTGCTGGAGCAATATATGGCTTGATGCTTCATGTTCTTCCTGCTTACGTCCGTGGCTGGTTTAATGATTTGCGCGATCGTAACACATCAACTGCGATTGAATCCTTTACAAGGACTTGCTGCAGCCCTCCCCTTATTGCAAACGAACTAACCCAG ATAAAGAAAGCCAACTTTCGTGATGAAAATTTCTCAGTTAGTGTAAGCAAATCAGCAAATGAGGTTGTTGCTACTTACACTAAGGATGAAACAGGAATGGATCTAGTCATCCGTCTCCCTGCATCTTATCCACTAAGGCCTGTAGATGTTGATTGTACTAGGAGCCTTGGAATTAGTGAGATCAAGCAAAGGAAATGGTTGATGTCAATGATGCTATTTGTTCGTAATCAG AATGGTGCTTTAGCAGAAGCTATTGGAATTTGGAAGCACAATTTTGATAAAGAATTTGAAGGTGTTGAGGAGTGTCCAATCTGTTACAGTGTCATCCACACTACAAACCACAGTGTTCCTCGCCTTGCTTGCAGGACTTGCAAACACAAATTTCATTCTGCTTGCCTTTACAAATGGTTTTCAACTTCTCACAAATCATCTTGCCCCTTGTGTCAATCTCCATTTTGA
- the LOC127118468 gene encoding E3 ubiquitin-protein ligase listerin isoform X2: protein MKFLRQQKEIFMYLEENLKLTPQSLSDKAVAVDELEEMYQQVISSTLLALASLLDVLIFPQEQPALENITAEPKHASKARVAAVSFGEKLLADHKHFLDFLKSKRPTIRSATYTVLKSFIKNMPHAISEGNIKSLAGAILGAFNEKDPTCHPSMWDVILLFSRRFPGGWSSLNVQKNILNPFWNFLRNGCFGSQQVSYPALVLFLDNVPPKAVGGDKFFLEFFKCLWVGRKTSLSADRLAFFQAFKECFLWSLKNASRYNDGEDSISHFRVTLVDNILAKLIWRDFLTTGRSKGYDIISTGKESDSSEKNISHSKKADMPSTKYPMPYLQALGKCFVEILLGIHILDINLLSVFTVELENNCTSVLQQAGNVEMVEQIISFMLLLEQHAVTKGATWPLVYIVGPMLAKSFSIIRSSDSPDTVKLLSVAVSIFGPQKMVQEVFNQKRGHGTSPLLCGGDELSEAEDFLQIFKNTFVPWCLQPNSCSTNARFDLLLTLLDDEHFSEQWSFIVNYVLSQSYSGSSEGLINSDQAAMLATLLEKARDESMKRKAKDGSSYRPGTNAEDWYHECLESYATAASHSLPPYSASHVQFMCSLLGGSSEGKSMPFLSRSALILIYEEILRRLVSFIQDSSFSWAQDAASMLNNDAEICVEHDSSLSIVEKAKISLDILDGSFFCLNTLDGEGGIVSGILSAIFVIEWECNLSKGLDYSLDDESMSRAKARQSFGEYAHAFHNKINVHFLKSLCLDNRRRLLNILVQSVKSAIFVEDKHVNDKITSLCCTWVLEILERVCVDENDKQNLLHLLLSRDERWPVFVVQNFSSTKAPGHQKFVALIDKLIQKIGIDRVIAGCAMPNLSMLERTQGIASSAWLAAEILCTWRWPENSAMSSFLPSLSAYAKISDSPQESLLDNILSILLDRALIYGGDSMKSSVSMWPVPADEMEGIEEPFLRALVSFLSTLFKENIWGTKKASYLIELLLNKLFLGEEVNTNCLKILPLLINVLLEPFYGYVEPGKGVQPCSLEERFVQNTMIDWLERALKLPPLVTWTAGQDMEGWLQLVIACYPFSSMGGPQALKPARSISPDERKLLYELFLKQRLVAGVSAMTNQLPVVQMLLSKLMAVSVGYCWNDFSEEDWEFLLSNLRCWIQSVVVMMEDVTENINGLVDDSSDNLDEMCKNIEKIISISDPFPIKISENALLSFSLFLKHCKHQQTEDTDNSNTMKTEKLDSDRIVEGILRLLFCTGISEAIANAYFKEAASVIASSRVTYASFWEYVACAVLNSSSQARDRSVKSISFWGLSKGSTSSLYAILFTSKPIPLLQFAAYFVLSNEPVLSTAVVEGSACNSDMNATSDQDSSRFDTSIEEKVHLKEEISYMIERAPYEVLETDLLAHQRVNLFLAWSLLISHLWSLPSSSSDRERLIQYIQDSATPVILDCLFQHIPVEISTIQSLKKKDAELSGGLSKPASAASKATNTGSLLFSVESLWPIESEKISALAGAIYGLMLHVLPAYVRGWFNDLRDRNTSTAIESFTRTCCSPPLIANELTQIKKANFRDENFSVSVSKSANEVVATYTKDETGMDLVIRLPASYPLRPVDVDCTRSLGISEIKQRKWLMSMMLFVRNQNGALAEAIGIWKHNFDKEFEGVEECPICYSVIHTTNHSVPRLACRTCKHKFHSACLYKWFSTSHKSSCPLCQSPF, encoded by the exons ATGAAGTTTCTCAGGCAGCAAAAAG AGATATTCATGTATTTAGAAGAAAACCTAAAGCTCACGCCACAAAGTTTGTCTGACAAAGCTGTTGCCGTGGATGAATTGGAAGAGATGTACCAACAG GTGATATCATCAACATTATTGGCATTGGCCTCTCTTCTTGATGTTTTAATTTTCCCACAAGAGCAACCTGCTTTGGAGAATATAACTGCTGAACCTAAACATGCTTCAAAGGCAAGGGTGGCTGCTGTTTCTTTTGGTGAAAAGCTGTTGGCAGATCATAAGCACTTCCTAGATTTCTTGAAGTCTAAAAGACCTACTATCCGATCTGCTACGTATACTGTATTGAAGAGCTTCATAAAAAATATGCCACATGCCATTAGTGAAGGAAATATAAAAAGTCTCGCGGGAGCAATTCTCGGTGCTTTCAATGAGAAGGATCCAACATGTCATCCCTCAATGTGGGATGTAATATTACTTTTTTCTAGAAGGTTCCCAGGAGGTTGGAGTTCCTTAAACGTTCAGAAAAACATTCTGAATCCTTTTTGGAATTTTCTTAGGAATGGGTGCTTCGGTTCCCAACAGGTCTCATACCCAGCTTTGGTTTTATTTTTAGACAACGTGCCTCCTAAAGCTGTTGGGGGGGATAAGTTTTTTCTTGAATTTTTCAAATGCTTGTGGGTGGGAAGAAAAACTTCTCTATCAGCAGATAGGCTAGCATTTTTCCAGGCATTCAAAGAGTGTTTTCTTTGGTCCTTGAAAAATGCTTCAAG ATATAATGATGGAGAGGACTCAATCAGTCATTTCCGAGTCACTCTCGTTGATAATATCCTAGCAAAGCTTATATGGAGAGATTTTCTTACGACTGGAAGATCCAAAGGTTATGATATAATCAGCACAGGAAAAGAATCTGATTCATCTGAGAAAAACATTTCTCATAGCAAGAAAGCGGACATGCCTAGTACGAAATATCCAATGCCATATTTGCAAGCATTGGGAAAGTGCTTTGTTGAAATCCTTTTAGGCATTCATATATTAGATATCAATCTTCTATCTGTTTTTACTGTGGAACTTGAAAATAATTGCACCAGCGTTCTTCAGCAAGCAGGCAATGTGGAGATGGTTGAACAAATCATTTCGTTCATGTTATTGCTGGAGCAACATGCCGTTACGAAAGGTGCAACTTGGCCCCTGGTTTATATTGTTGGACCAATGTTGGCAAAATCTTTCTCAATCATTAGGTCTTCT GATTCACCAGATACTGTGAAACTTTTATCTGTCGCTGTTTCAATATTTGGACCACAGAAAATGGTCCAAGAAGTTTTTAATCAGAAAAGAGGGCACGGTACTAGTCCGCTTTTGTGTGGTGGGGATGAATTATCGGAAGCTGAAGACTTTCTGCAAATCTTCAAGAATACTTTTGTCCCTTGGTGTCTGCAGCCAAATAGCTGCTCAACTAATGCTCGTTTTGATTTGTTGTTGACCTTGCTGGATGACGAGCACTTCTCAGAACAATGGTCTTTCATTGTCAATTATGTGCTTAGCCAAAGTTATTCTGGATCCTCGGAAGGTTTGATAAACTCTGACCAAGCAGCAATGTTGGCCACGCTCCTGGAAAAAGCAAGGGATGAGAGTATGAAGAGGAAGGCGAAAGATGGTTCCAGTTATCGACCAGGCACTAATGCTGAAGATTGGTATCATGAATGTCTGGAATCATATGCTACTGCTGCTTCTCATTCTCTGCCTCCATATAGCGCTTCTCATGTGCAGTTTATGTG CTCTCTTCTTGGTGGTTCATCAGAAGGAAAATCTATGCCTTTTCTGTCAAGGAGTGCATTGATCCTCATCTATGAAGAGATTCTAAGGAGGTTAGTCAGTTTTATACAGGATTCGTCTTTTTCTTGGGCACAAGATGCAGCTTCTATGTTAAACAATGATGCAGAAATCTGTGTAGAACATGATAGTTCTCTTAGTATTGTTGAGAAGGCGAAGATCTCTCTTGATATACTTGATGGTAGTTTCTTTTGCCTGAACACACTGGATGGGGAAGGTGGAATTGTATCAGGAATTTTATCAGCAATCTTTGTCATTGAGTGGGAGTGCAATTTAAGTAAAGGTTTGGACTATTCACTTGATGACGAATCAATGAGCAGAGCCAAAGCCAGACAATCATTTGGAGAGTACGCGCATGCTTTCCATAACAAGATAAATGTGCACTTTCTAAAAAGCTTATGCCTAGATAACCGCAGGAGGCTGTTGAATATCTTAGTTCAGTCAGTCAAGTCTGCAATATTTGTTGAAGATAAACACGTCAATGACAAAATCACATCATTATGCTGTACATGGGTGCTTGAAATTCTTGAACGTGTCTGTGTGGATGAAAATGATAAACAGAATCTTCTACATCTGTTGCTGAGCAGAGATGAAAGATGGCCTGTGTTTGTAgtgcaaaatttcagctcaacAAAG GCTCCAGGACACCAGAAATTTGTAGCACTAATTGAcaagttaatccaaaaaatagGAATAGATAGAGTTATTGCTGGTTGTGCAATGCCGAATTTGTCTATGCTTGAAAGAACGCAAGGGATTGCATCATCTGCATGGCTAGCTGCTGAAATACTGTGCACATGGAGATGGCCAGAAAACAGTGCTATGTCTTCTTTCTTACCTTCACTGAGTGCATATGCCAAAATAAGTGATTCTCCCCAGGAAAGCCTGTTAGATAACATATTGAGCATCTTGCTCGACAGAGCTCTTATTTATGGAGGTGATAGTATGAAGAGTTCTGTGAGTATGTGGCCAGTTCCAGCTGATGAAATGGAAGGAATTGAAGAACCATTCTTAAGAGCGCTTGTTTCCTTTCTGTCTACTTTGTTCAAAGAGAACATATGGGGGACTAAGAAGGCATCATATCTTATTGAACTTCTTCTGAATAAACTATTTCTTGGTGAAGAAGTAAATACGAATTGTCTTAAGATTCTTCCTTTGCTTATCAATGTACTTCTAGAACCATTTTATGGATATGTGGAGCCCGGTAAAGGTGTTCAACCTTGTTCTTTAGAAGAAAGATTTGTGCAAAACACCATGATAGATTGGCTTGAGAGGGCTCTAAAGCTTCCACCTTTGGTCACATGGACAGCAGGACAAG ATATGGAAGGCTGGCTTCAGTTGGTAATTGCCTGTTATCCTTTCAGCTCAATGGGTGGTCCCCAAGCATTAAAGCCAGCGAGAAGTATCAGTCCCGATGAGAGGAAACTTTTATATGAGTTATTCCTGAAGCAGAGGCTTGTTGCTGGAGTATCTGCAATGACCAACCAGCTTCCAGTAGTGCAGATGCTGCTATCAAAACTTATGGCTGTTTCAGTAGGTTATTGCTGGAATGATTTTAGTGAAGAAGATTGGGAGTTTCTGTTGTCTAACCTAAGGTGTTGGATTCAATCAGTAGTTGTTATGATGGAGGATGTAACAGAAAATATAAATGGCTTAGTTGATGATTCATCTGATAATTTGGATGAAATGTGTAAAAACATTGAGAAAATTATTTCGATTTCAGATCCTTTTCCCATAAAGATTTCTGAAAATGCCCTTTTATCCTTTTCACTTTTCCTTAAGCATTGTAAACACCAACAAACTGAAGACACAGACAATTCAAATACAATGAAAACAGAAAAGTTGGACTCTGATCGGATTGTAGAAGGTATACTGCGCTTACTATTTTGTACGGGCATATCTGAAGCTATTGCAAATGCTTACTTCAAAGAAGCTGCATCAGTTATTGCGTCGTCACGGGTTACATATGCATCTTTTTGGGAATATGTAGCTTGTGCTGTCCTTAATTCCTCTTCACAAGCTAGAGATAGATCAGTGAAATCAATTTCATTTTGGGGACTAAGCAAAGGGTCTACTAGCTCATTGTATGCTATACTTTTTACTTCCAAGCCAATTCCTTTGTTGCAGTTTGCTGCATATTTTGTTCTTTCAAACGAGCCTGTTTTAAGCACGGCTGTAGTTGAAGGTAGTGCTTGCAACTCAGACATGAATGCTACCAGTGACCAGGATTCCAGCCGTTTTGACACGTCAATAGAAGAAAAGGTCCATTTAAAAGAAGAAATATCTTACATGATCGAAAGGGCACCTTATGAGGTTCTTGAAACGGACTTACTTGCACATCAACGA GTAAATCTCTTCCTGGCTTGGTCTTTGTTGATATCACATCTGTGGTCGTTGCCTTCATCATCATCTGACAGGGAGAGACTGATCCAGTACATTCAAGATTCTGCTACTCCAGTTATTTTAGATTGCCTTTTTCAGCATATTCCTGTTGAGATTTCCACGATTCAGAGTCTGAAGAAGAAAGATGCAGAGCTTTCTGGTGGCTTATCAAAACCGGCAAGTGCTGCAAGCAAAGCCACCAACACTGGTTCACTCTTGTTCTCTGTGGAATCTCTTTGGCCTATTGAGTCGGAGAAAATTTCAGCACTTGCTGGAGCAATATATGGCTTGATGCTTCATGTTCTTCCTGCTTACGTCCGTGGCTGGTTTAATGATTTGCGCGATCGTAACACATCAACTGCGATTGAATCCTTTACAAGGACTTGCTGCAGCCCTCCCCTTATTGCAAACGAACTAACCCAG ATAAAGAAAGCCAACTTTCGTGATGAAAATTTCTCAGTTAGTGTAAGCAAATCAGCAAATGAGGTTGTTGCTACTTACACTAAGGATGAAACAGGAATGGATCTAGTCATCCGTCTCCCTGCATCTTATCCACTAAGGCCTGTAGATGTTGATTGTACTAGGAGCCTTGGAATTAGTGAGATCAAGCAAAGGAAATGGTTGATGTCAATGATGCTATTTGTTCGTAATCAG AATGGTGCTTTAGCAGAAGCTATTGGAATTTGGAAGCACAATTTTGATAAAGAATTTGAAGGTGTTGAGGAGTGTCCAATCTGTTACAGTGTCATCCACACTACAAACCACAGTGTTCCTCGCCTTGCTTGCAGGACTTGCAAACACAAATTTCATTCTGCTTGCCTTTACAAATGGTTTTCAACTTCTCACAAATCATCTTGCCCCTTGTGTCAATCTCCATTTTGA